In one Trichosurus vulpecula isolate mTriVul1 chromosome 8, mTriVul1.pri, whole genome shotgun sequence genomic region, the following are encoded:
- the LOC118829740 gene encoding olfactory receptor 11G2-like — protein sequence MKTSGTTNISGTVSEFILLGFTCQKETQSILLMLFSVIYLLTIMGNTSIICAVWSSQQLHTPMYTLLANFSFLEICYVNTDVPKMLANMLSETKTISFTGCLLQFYFFFSMCASEGLFLSVMAFDRYLAICQPLHYSTIMTHSLCINLAFFCWVGGFLWLLTPVILLSQVPFCGPNIIDHFLCDLGPLLALSCAPVPRTTLACGTISSLIIFITFLYILGSYSHVLRAVLRVPSGSGRNKAFSTCASHFTVVSLFYGSVMVMYVSPGSGNESGMQKFITLFYSMATPFFNPLIYSLRNRDMKKALKKLLGGLSQRFPKGHRK from the coding sequence atgaagacctCAGGAACCACTAATATCTCTGGCACTGTAAGTGAGTTTATCCTCTTGGGTTTCACTTGTCAAAAAGAGACTCAAAGCATCCTCCTTATGTTGTTCTCTGTCATTTACCTCCTCACCATCATGGGGAATACATCCATAATCTGTGCTGTGTGGTCAAGTCAGCAGCTCCACACTCCCATGTATACTCTCTTGGCCAATTTCTCCTTCTTAGAAATCTGCTATGTTAACACTGATGTGCCCAAAATGTTGGCCAACATGCTCTCTGAAACCAAAACCATCTCTTTTACTGGCTGCTTGCTtcaattctatttcttcttctcaatGTGTGCTTCTGAAGGTTTGTTTTTATCTGTGATGGCATTTGATCGCTACCTTGCCATTTGCCAGCCTCTACATTACTCCACCATCATGACGCACAGCCTCTGTATTAACTTGGCATTCTTCTGCTGGGTAGGTGGCTTCCTCTGGTTACTGACCCCTGTGATCCTACTCTCACAGGTACCCTTCTGTGGCCCAAACATCATTGaccactttctgtgtgacctggggccaTTGTTGGCCCTGTCCTGTGCCCCAGTCCCCAGGACTACTTTGGCCTGTGGTACCATCAGCTctctcatcatcttcatcaccttcCTCTACATACTAGGTTCCTATTCCCATGTCCTGAGGGCTGTACTGAGGGTGCCATCAGGCTCTGGAAGAAATAAGGCCTTCTCAACATGTGCCTCCCATTTCACTGTGGTGTCTCTATTCTATGGCTCAGTCATGGTGATGTATGTGAGCCCAGGATCTGGGAATGAATCTGGAATGCAGAAGTTTATAACCTTGTTCTACTCCATGGCAACTCCATTCTTCAATCCCCTGATCTACAGCCTCCGGAACAGAGATATGAAGAAAGCTCTAAAGAAACTCTTGGGTGGGTTGTCCCAGAGATTCCCTAAAGGACacaggaaatga